One window of Nostoc sp. C052 genomic DNA carries:
- a CDS encoding sorbosone dehydrogenase family protein translates to MNNTKSSNQVQRRFIGKFALKQCFFAAKTLLFTIVLLNHGTTGVNAAPEALRSDIRIRNIINTISVSPSVRIVKDPRNNTLYYLKRNGEIYQLNLASSTSTLVYNSSNHNLGETEGIAFGPNGTIYLVGNADLVNNQTKAIIVKGVINSVTGQRTWSILAKSAGYPKSKTAYDHRFNGVIVSPDGNFIYVNSGSRTDHGEVQSVDGLYPNTREVGLTACILRLPTNGRNLFLANNRATLKTAGYIFAEGIRNTFDMAFAPNGDLFGTENGPDRDMSEELNWLRLGGNYGFPWRIGGTDNPQQFPNYNPANDRLLDRRFNAVQKGYYRNDPTFPVRPAGNLIEPIPNLGPDADSYRDPLDGRVKDASVLGQSFSTFTAHRSPLGLVFDTQGVMSPEFNRDGFVLGWTPGDATGETIAGPFKDPGQDLLHLKLTKIGTTNYRLNATRIVKGFSNPVDAEIIGNKIYVLEYGGNQGIWEISIPTN, encoded by the coding sequence ATGAATAACACTAAATCATCCAACCAAGTTCAACGCAGATTTATCGGGAAGTTTGCTCTAAAACAGTGCTTTTTCGCTGCTAAAACGCTGTTATTTACAATAGTTCTATTAAATCATGGTACTACTGGAGTAAATGCTGCACCTGAAGCCCTGCGTTCTGATATTAGGATTCGCAATATTATCAATACGATATCAGTCTCCCCTTCTGTGCGGATTGTAAAAGATCCACGAAACAATACCCTTTACTATCTCAAACGAAATGGTGAGATTTATCAACTCAATTTAGCCTCCTCTACTAGTACACTTGTGTACAACTCTAGTAATCATAATCTAGGTGAGACTGAAGGTATAGCCTTTGGCCCTAACGGCACAATTTATTTGGTTGGCAATGCAGACCTTGTAAATAACCAGACTAAAGCAATTATTGTTAAAGGCGTAATTAATTCGGTAACAGGACAGCGTACTTGGTCAATCTTAGCTAAGAGTGCAGGCTATCCCAAAAGTAAAACAGCTTATGACCATCGCTTTAACGGCGTGATTGTTAGCCCAGATGGTAACTTTATCTATGTGAATAGCGGTTCTCGTACCGATCATGGTGAGGTTCAGTCTGTTGATGGTTTATATCCCAATACTCGCGAAGTCGGATTAACCGCCTGTATACTCCGTCTTCCTACTAATGGTAGAAATCTCTTTCTTGCAAACAATCGAGCAACCTTAAAGACCGCTGGCTATATTTTTGCAGAAGGAATACGCAATACTTTCGATATGGCCTTTGCACCAAATGGGGATTTATTTGGCACAGAAAATGGCCCCGATCGCGACATGTCAGAAGAATTAAATTGGCTACGTTTGGGTGGTAATTATGGCTTTCCCTGGCGTATTGGTGGGACAGACAATCCACAACAATTTCCCAATTATAATCCTGCTAATGACCGATTGTTAGATCGTAGATTTAACGCTGTCCAAAAGGGCTACTATCGTAACGATCCAACCTTTCCTGTTCGACCTGCTGGAAACTTGATTGAACCAATTCCTAATCTTGGCCCAGACGCAGATAGTTACCGCGATCCTCTCGATGGCAGAGTCAAAGATGCCAGTGTTCTGGGGCAAAGTTTTAGCACTTTTACAGCACACCGTTCTCCTTTGGGCTTAGTTTTTGATACACAAGGAGTAATGAGTCCAGAATTTAACAGAGATGGGTTCGTATTGGGTTGGACACCAGGCGACGCCACCGGCGAAACAATAGCAGGCCCTTTTAAAGATCCCGGTCAAGACCTGCTGCATTTAAAGTTAACTAAAATAGGAACTACCAACTATAGACTTAACGCCACACGTATTGTCAAAGGTTTTAGTAATCCTGTTGATGCTGAGATTATCGGCAATAAGATTTATGTTCTAGAATATGGTGGAAATCAAGGAATTTGGGAAATATCTATACCAACTAACTAA
- a CDS encoding calcium-binding protein yields MAVIYGTTNPDTRNGTSGDDTIYGWANGGNTNSSSGNDILNGADGNDNLFGGTGNDSLIGGLGNDTLDGGLGTDSLNGGVGDDTYIIDTALDIITEAANSGIDTVRSSVTYTLAANLENLRLTGTTAINGTGNILNNFLFGNSANNTLNARAGDDTLDGNLGNDILNGEDGNDSLQGGPGNDILNGGSGNDILIGVFPGSLLPTGLGETDTLTGGVGLDIFVLGDAKNVYYDDNNTANAGFGDLATITDFNRTEDRIELKGSPKDYRLQTVGANTQIFLDKPGTEPDEIIGIVQGVVNLRLDSDDFLFYERENAGQATNNTLARAEGLGSLSSGSNINLAGELVTVQPGDNPDFDFFTFSLANPKTVTISAVTTDDTVIGLFNNAGTLLQSDDDSGPDFGSLITASLGAGTYSISVSKYAFFPEDGGTFSGSSDSSSTPYTLGVSLA; encoded by the coding sequence ATGGCAGTTATTTACGGCACTACAAATCCTGACACCAGAAATGGGACTTCGGGAGATGATACAATATATGGCTGGGCTAATGGGGGTAATACCAATAGTTCTTCTGGTAACGACATCCTCAACGGTGCAGATGGTAATGATAATCTGTTTGGTGGGACGGGAAACGACAGTTTAATCGGTGGTCTTGGCAATGACACACTTGATGGTGGCTTGGGTACTGACAGCTTAAATGGGGGAGTAGGCGACGACACTTACATCATTGATACTGCTCTTGATATCATTACGGAAGCTGCAAATTCAGGCATAGATACCGTCCGCTCTTCAGTCACCTACACACTAGCCGCCAATTTGGAGAACCTGAGGTTGACGGGAACTACCGCCATCAACGGAACAGGTAACATTCTTAACAACTTCCTTTTTGGGAATAGTGCTAACAACACTCTGAATGCAAGAGCAGGCGATGACACCCTAGACGGTAATTTGGGCAATGATATCCTCAATGGTGAGGACGGCAATGATAGCCTACAAGGCGGGCCCGGCAATGACATACTCAATGGTGGGTCTGGAAACGATATTCTCATCGGTGTTTTTCCCGGTAGTCTTCTTCCAACTGGATTAGGGGAAACTGATACCTTAACTGGCGGCGTTGGGCTAGATATATTTGTCCTTGGTGACGCTAAAAATGTCTACTACGACGATAACAACACTGCAAATGCTGGTTTTGGGGACTTGGCTACTATTACTGACTTCAACCGTACTGAAGATCGAATAGAACTCAAAGGCTCCCCAAAGGACTACCGCCTACAAACTGTTGGAGCCAACACACAAATATTCTTAGATAAACCTGGAACAGAGCCAGATGAGATTATCGGTATTGTGCAGGGCGTAGTGAACCTTAGACTTGATAGTGACGACTTCCTTTTCTATGAGCGGGAAAATGCTGGACAAGCTACAAACAATACACTTGCTAGAGCCGAAGGTTTGGGTTCTTTATCATCAGGCTCAAACATTAATCTCGCCGGTGAGCTAGTAACAGTTCAACCGGGGGATAATCCCGATTTCGACTTTTTTACATTTTCTCTAGCAAATCCAAAAACTGTCACCATCAGCGCAGTGACAACCGATGATACAGTTATCGGACTGTTTAACAATGCTGGGACTTTACTGCAAAGTGACGACGATAGTGGCCCCGACTTTGGATCATTAATCACCGCTTCATTAGGTGCAGGTACATACTCCATTTCAGTGAGTAAATATGCGTTCTTTCCTGAAGATGGCGGAACTTTCTCCGGCTCTAGTGACAGCAGCTCTACTCCTTATACGCTAGGAGTCAGTTTGGCATAA
- a CDS encoding pentapeptide repeat-containing protein, producing the protein MANREHLTLLKAGAVTWIEWRKKNPQIEPDLSAANLQGDNLRGANLQGVNLRRVDLGNALLVRANLSGADLSSANLYKAFLNEANLSAANFSVANLSGAILRYADLSHANLIGADLSGVDLRGAAIASANLIGTDLRGANLRDADLGAAKLIRTNLSFANLIEANLIDADLSEASLYEAEMLGAYLYKADLYKANLNKAHLTGAYLLRANLSEANLSQANLSWTNLRGANLAGANLREANLRGADLRGANLSSVNLQEAIMPDASKHN; encoded by the coding sequence ATGGCAAATCGAGAGCATCTAACTTTACTCAAAGCAGGTGCAGTTACATGGATTGAGTGGAGAAAGAAAAACCCCCAAATTGAACCAGACCTCAGCGCCGCAAATCTGCAAGGCGATAACCTCAGAGGCGCAAACCTCCAGGGAGTAAACTTGAGGCGGGTAGATTTGGGTAATGCTTTACTCGTGCGGGCAAACCTCAGTGGTGCTGACCTCAGTAGTGCCAACCTCTACAAAGCCTTTTTGAATGAAGCGAACCTGAGTGCGGCTAACTTCAGTGTTGCTAATTTAAGTGGTGCTATACTCAGATATGCAGATTTAAGTCATGCTAATCTGATTGGAGCAGACTTGAGTGGGGTTGATCTTAGAGGCGCTGCGATCGCATCTGCTAATCTTATTGGCACTGATTTAAGAGGCGCTAACTTGAGAGATGCCGATTTAGGTGCAGCGAAGCTAATTCGGACTAACCTCTCCTTTGCCAACCTTATTGAAGCTAACTTGATTGACGCTGACCTTAGCGAAGCAAGTTTGTACGAAGCAGAAATGTTGGGAGCTTATCTTTACAAAGCTGACCTTTACAAAGCTAATTTGAACAAGGCTCACCTAACTGGTGCCTACCTATTGCGGGCTAACCTCAGTGAAGCTAACTTGAGTCAAGCTAACTTGAGTTGGACTAACCTCAGAGGTGCGAATTTGGCAGGAGCGAATCTTAGAGAAGCTAACCTCAGAGGCGCCGACCTTAGGGGAGCTAACCTCAGCAGCGTCAATCTTCAGGAAGCAATTATGCCTGACGCTTCAAAGCACAATTAG
- a CDS encoding phosphotransferase family protein gives MVLSLSSHNVIQYLQDAGLCSSEDDVSDKSELPGSSKNNFNILVTLADNRQLLLKQKRNVNNNDAAPHELFQEWLFHQLLQQFPVLGNTSAIAPLVVHFDEENSILVRSYLSEYVGLATLYHNNEIFPQEIASAIGTTLAGLHRATYNRREYQNFMATAPQGEFRYGFYNPAQGLGSMGPEIFGSVPTDALKFYVLYQQYESLESAIADLAYSWNPSCLTHNDLKLNNILVHSRWEQLDNCLVRLIDWEACSWGDPAFDLGTLLASYLRIWLKSLVVDPTIELEESLHLALTPLEILQPSLIALIRAYVNAFPMILEYRSDFILRVIQFAGLALIHQIQDTITCHKYFNNAELCMLQVAKSLLTMPEQAILTIFGISESEILNPVAKIHKFPQPVREQQLLRIYYEKTRLRGC, from the coding sequence ATGGTATTATCACTGTCTTCTCATAACGTTATCCAGTATCTACAAGACGCGGGTCTGTGTAGCTCAGAAGATGACGTATCAGATAAATCTGAGTTGCCAGGAAGTAGTAAGAACAATTTCAATATACTGGTGACTTTAGCAGATAATCGCCAGTTGCTACTGAAACAAAAACGTAACGTTAACAACAATGACGCCGCGCCTCATGAATTGTTTCAGGAGTGGCTATTTCACCAATTGCTCCAACAGTTTCCAGTTTTAGGTAACACTTCAGCAATCGCGCCATTGGTAGTGCATTTTGACGAAGAAAATTCTATTCTTGTCCGCAGTTACCTGAGTGAATATGTGGGACTTGCGACATTATACCACAACAATGAGATTTTTCCCCAAGAAATTGCTTCTGCCATCGGCACTACTTTAGCGGGACTGCATCGCGCCACCTACAACCGCCGAGAATATCAGAATTTTATGGCAACTGCTCCTCAAGGAGAGTTTCGCTATGGCTTTTACAATCCGGCGCAAGGGTTAGGGTCAATGGGGCCGGAGATTTTTGGGAGTGTTCCCACAGATGCACTGAAATTCTATGTTCTCTATCAACAGTACGAGAGTTTGGAATCTGCGATCGCTGATTTGGCATATAGCTGGAATCCTTCCTGTTTGACTCACAACGACCTGAAATTGAACAATATTTTAGTTCATTCCAGGTGGGAACAACTAGACAATTGCCTAGTACGATTAATTGATTGGGAAGCTTGTTCTTGGGGAGACCCAGCCTTTGATTTAGGAACTTTACTAGCAAGCTACTTAAGAATTTGGCTCAAGAGTCTGGTAGTAGACCCCACCATTGAATTAGAAGAATCTCTACATTTGGCGTTGACACCGTTAGAGATTTTACAACCTTCACTGATTGCCCTAATTAGAGCTTATGTGAATGCTTTTCCGATGATTTTGGAATACCGCAGTGACTTTATTTTGCGTGTTATCCAGTTTGCGGGGCTGGCACTGATTCATCAAATTCAGGATACGATTACGTGCCATAAATACTTTAATAATGCTGAACTTTGTATGCTGCAAGTAGCAAAAAGTTTACTTACAATGCCAGAGCAAGCGATACTAACTATTTTCGGGATATCAGAGTCAGAAATTCTGAATCCTGTGGCAAAAATCCATAAATTTCCTCAGCCTGTAAGGGAACAGCAGTTACTTCGGATTTATTACGAAAAAACTCGGCTACGTGGTTGTTAG
- a CDS encoding T3SS effector HopA1 family protein, which yields MLNSSINQSLNPLFDIAQNIQIESNFCIYHPNYQPFALPTKIADRFQQNSVDLQQKYLSLLLRNFLYGIYYNGSLQSTLAVNTDSINYPPKHNLADNSILEIDWDFYEQLHASNHGIGYFDPQWQVLRKEPDGTMAVTKGGLTLYVEPDCHLKFSKKSTKVGGMVAIWMPKNRLQNGCYLAVSNVGQERQSNPDADLGAGRIYFNFTPSGAIALMESLTLQLNAASIPFSFQVLHNPSAYGRYDSGLLYFEIPDYPAIRTILQAVYIENQSHFQPEIPLFTKFLAPGLGLAEEPTQKFAAQESFGMNRCQIVANALLEAWQKGKNAMEERMRVIDQHFARHLIDLQRPYLNPNSEDIYKPLN from the coding sequence ATGCTAAATTCTTCTATCAATCAATCGCTAAATCCTCTATTTGATATTGCTCAGAATATCCAGATTGAGTCTAATTTTTGTATTTACCATCCCAATTATCAGCCCTTTGCTCTGCCGACTAAAATAGCCGATAGATTTCAGCAAAATTCCGTAGATTTACAACAGAAGTATCTCTCTTTATTGCTACGAAATTTTCTCTATGGCATCTATTACAATGGCTCCCTACAAAGTACTTTAGCCGTCAATACTGATAGTATTAATTACCCACCAAAGCATAATTTAGCAGACAATTCCATTTTGGAGATTGATTGGGATTTTTATGAGCAACTGCACGCCAGTAATCACGGCATAGGTTACTTTGACCCTCAATGGCAGGTGTTGCGAAAAGAACCTGATGGAACTATGGCGGTGACTAAAGGCGGTTTAACACTTTATGTTGAGCCAGATTGCCATTTAAAATTCAGTAAAAAATCTACCAAAGTGGGTGGCATGGTAGCAATCTGGATGCCCAAAAATCGACTGCAAAATGGCTGTTACTTGGCAGTTAGCAATGTTGGACAGGAACGGCAAAGTAATCCAGATGCCGATTTAGGAGCAGGGCGAATCTACTTTAACTTTACGCCATCTGGTGCGATCGCTCTCATGGAAAGCTTGACACTGCAATTAAACGCAGCCTCGATTCCCTTTAGCTTTCAGGTTCTCCACAACCCTTCTGCATACGGACGCTATGATTCGGGGCTACTTTACTTTGAAATCCCCGACTATCCAGCAATCCGCACAATCCTTCAGGCTGTTTATATAGAAAATCAATCCCATTTCCAGCCCGAAATTCCTTTGTTTACCAAATTTTTAGCCCCAGGGTTAGGTTTAGCCGAAGAACCAACTCAAAAATTTGCAGCACAAGAAAGTTTTGGAATGAACCGTTGCCAAATTGTTGCAAATGCTTTGTTGGAAGCTTGGCAAAAAGGCAAAAATGCAATGGAGGAACGGATGAGGGTTATTGACCAACACTTTGCACGGCATCTAATAGATTTGCAGCGTCCTTATCTCAATCCCAATTCTGAGGATATATATAAGCCCTTAAATTGA
- the xth gene encoding exodeoxyribonuclease III, producing MKIATWNVNSIRTRLEQVIDWLTLNPVDVLCLQETKVVEAEFPRSPFEELGYNLYISGQKSYNGVALISRQPLVDVSSGFRAILPDLHHEWDEQKRVITGVIDGVRVVNLYVPNGAAVGTEKYEYKLRWLTALHEYLRLLVLSESAICVCGDFNIALEDKDIHEQVSTENHIMATETERQALRDILKLGFADAFRKFNTEGGNYSWWDYRSAAFRRNLGWRIDHQYLTPVLYERAKSCIIDVAPRKLTQPSDHVPVIVEF from the coding sequence ATGAAAATCGCTACTTGGAACGTCAACTCAATTCGCACTCGCCTTGAACAGGTTATCGATTGGTTAACCCTGAATCCTGTTGATGTTCTCTGCTTGCAAGAAACTAAAGTTGTGGAAGCTGAATTTCCGCGATCGCCTTTTGAGGAGTTAGGCTATAACCTTTATATATCAGGACAAAAATCTTATAACGGCGTAGCCCTGATTAGCCGCCAGCCACTTGTAGATGTCAGTAGCGGATTTCGGGCGATTTTGCCAGATTTACACCATGAATGGGACGAGCAAAAGCGCGTGATTACAGGTGTAATTGATGGTGTTCGGGTTGTGAACTTATATGTTCCCAATGGTGCAGCGGTAGGAACCGAGAAATATGAATACAAACTACGCTGGTTGACAGCCCTACACGAGTATTTAAGATTGCTGGTGTTGTCCGAATCTGCAATTTGTGTGTGCGGCGACTTCAACATTGCTTTAGAAGACAAAGATATTCACGAGCAAGTGAGTACAGAAAATCACATCATGGCAACAGAAACAGAGCGTCAAGCTTTACGGGACATTTTGAAGCTGGGATTTGCCGATGCTTTTCGCAAATTCAACACAGAAGGCGGAAATTATAGTTGGTGGGATTATCGCTCTGCCGCTTTTCGTCGTAACTTAGGTTGGCGAATTGACCATCAATATCTGACACCTGTGCTATATGAACGCGCTAAAAGTTGCATTATTGATGTCGCGCCAAGAAAGTTAACTCAACCTAGCGACCATGTGCCGGTAATTGTGGAATTTTGA
- a CDS encoding glycosyltransferase family 4 protein, with translation MKIAQVAPLWERVPPPNYGGIELVVSRLTDELVRRGHEVTLFASGDSQTLAHLEAVYPRALRLDPNVKEYAVYEMLELSQVYQHAAQFDIIHSHVGISALPLASLITTTSTVHTLHNNFTTDNRHAFSYHQKQPYISISNSQRQIDLNYVATVYNGIELTDYPFVAQPSEPQYLAFLGRFSPEKGPQHAIAIAKQSGWRLKMAGKVDAVHSEFFEQEIAPHIDGQQIEYLGEINHAEKTELLGNAAVTLFPINWQEPFGLVMIESMATGTPVIAMNLGSVPEVIAHGKTGFICNNYAEMAAMIPPALELNRQTCRKYVENNFSVSQMVNGYEAVYRQIIKDRIESNGRIHATKIHF, from the coding sequence ATGAAAATCGCTCAAGTTGCCCCCTTATGGGAAAGGGTTCCACCTCCTAATTATGGAGGAATAGAACTGGTAGTGAGTCGCTTAACTGATGAACTTGTTCGTCGTGGTCATGAGGTAACTTTATTTGCCTCTGGCGATTCTCAAACTTTGGCTCATTTAGAAGCAGTTTATCCACGTGCATTACGCTTAGACCCAAATGTGAAAGAGTATGCAGTGTACGAAATGCTAGAACTAAGCCAAGTTTACCAACATGCTGCCCAATTCGATATTATCCATTCTCATGTAGGGATTTCGGCATTACCTTTAGCGAGTTTGATAACAACAACTTCTACAGTCCACACCCTGCACAATAATTTTACAACTGACAACCGTCACGCATTTAGCTACCACCAAAAGCAACCTTATATCAGCATTAGTAACTCGCAGCGTCAAATCGATCTCAATTATGTTGCCACAGTTTATAACGGAATTGAACTAACAGATTACCCATTCGTAGCCCAACCGTCAGAACCTCAATATTTGGCATTTTTAGGGCGTTTTTCGCCAGAGAAAGGGCCGCAACATGCGATCGCCATTGCTAAACAAAGTGGTTGGCGCTTGAAGATGGCAGGAAAGGTTGATGCAGTACACTCGGAGTTTTTTGAACAAGAAATTGCTCCCCATATAGATGGTCAGCAAATCGAATATCTCGGCGAAATTAACCACGCCGAAAAAACTGAACTTCTGGGCAATGCTGCTGTCACTCTTTTCCCCATCAACTGGCAAGAACCTTTTGGTTTAGTAATGATTGAATCAATGGCAACTGGTACACCAGTTATTGCGATGAATTTAGGTTCGGTACCTGAAGTTATTGCCCACGGTAAAACAGGTTTTATCTGCAATAACTACGCAGAAATGGCCGCAATGATTCCACCAGCTTTGGAACTCAATCGTCAAACCTGTCGAAAATATGTGGAAAATAACTTTAGCGTTAGCCAAATGGTTAACGGATATGAAGCTGTTTACAGACAAATTATTAAAGACCGCATAGAATCGAATGGTCGCATTCATGCTACCAAAATCCACTTTTAA
- a CDS encoding zinc-binding dehydrogenase has protein sequence MLAALLHGQEDLRLEQVPDPTPAAGEVVIQVEAATTCGTDLKVWRRGGHAKMLIPPTLFGHEGAGRIVALGAGVTNWQVGDRIVANNSAPCTRCFFCQRQEYSLCPNLTWNNGTFAQYLKIPAPIVEHNFLHIPDDLPWELAAMTEPLACVLHGVARSHIKPKDKVVVLGDGAIGLMFVAALSEKAEVLLWGGNNHRLEIGQKLGAAQTFNYHQIPDIPSVVKELTQGWGADVVIEATGVPSVWETAIACARPGATVNLFGGCPRDTSITVSTEQLHYSELTIKGVFHNTPKYVRSALALIASRKIPFELLISEQRPLKDLEQVFYEMKARKVIKVAMIP, from the coding sequence TTGTTAGCAGCATTACTTCATGGTCAAGAAGATTTACGCCTAGAGCAAGTTCCTGACCCCACTCCGGCGGCTGGGGAAGTTGTAATCCAAGTAGAGGCAGCAACAACTTGTGGTACAGATTTGAAAGTCTGGCGGCGTGGTGGTCATGCCAAAATGCTCATACCGCCGACGCTGTTTGGTCATGAAGGTGCTGGGCGAATTGTTGCTTTAGGTGCTGGGGTGACAAATTGGCAAGTAGGCGATCGCATTGTCGCCAACAATTCTGCTCCATGCACAAGATGCTTTTTTTGTCAACGACAAGAATATTCCTTATGTCCAAATTTGACATGGAATAATGGTACATTTGCCCAATACTTGAAAATCCCCGCACCGATAGTAGAGCATAATTTTTTGCACATTCCTGATGATTTGCCGTGGGAATTGGCAGCGATGACGGAACCTTTAGCTTGTGTGTTGCATGGTGTAGCGCGTTCTCATATTAAACCCAAAGATAAAGTAGTCGTCTTGGGAGATGGGGCGATCGGGTTGATGTTTGTGGCGGCGTTGAGTGAGAAAGCTGAGGTTTTGCTGTGGGGAGGTAATAACCACAGATTAGAAATTGGTCAGAAATTGGGTGCAGCCCAGACCTTTAATTATCATCAAATCCCGGATATTCCCAGTGTGGTGAAAGAACTTACCCAAGGATGGGGCGCAGATGTAGTCATTGAAGCCACTGGTGTACCAAGTGTTTGGGAAACTGCGATCGCCTGCGCCCGTCCTGGTGCAACAGTCAATTTATTCGGTGGATGTCCACGGGATACTAGTATTACCGTTAGTACAGAACAGCTACACTATAGCGAACTTACCATCAAAGGCGTGTTTCATAATACACCAAAGTATGTGCGATCAGCTTTAGCACTGATAGCTAGTCGAAAAATTCCCTTTGAGTTACTTATTAGCGAACAGCGGCCATTAAAAGATTTAGAACAAGTGTTTTATGAGATGAAGGCGCGTAAAGTAATTAAAGTAGCAATGATTCCTTAA
- a CDS encoding Dethiobiotin synthetase — MNYETARKLLIDQTITTEENPDALLTRMKQGKPPVPGQITSILLALKVVFEALKDAKSLDRELALALYQLSIKAQQLFGAGRKAGVDWPPLLKEDLLRISLASESIFSGTWQTLAQMELGKL, encoded by the coding sequence ATGAATTACGAAACAGCTAGGAAACTCCTCATAGATCAGACAATCACAACCGAGGAAAACCCAGATGCGCTGTTAACGCGTATGAAACAGGGCAAACCGCCGGTACCCGGTCAGATCACCTCGATTTTGTTGGCGTTGAAAGTGGTGTTTGAAGCCCTCAAAGATGCAAAGAGCCTAGACCGAGAATTGGCTTTGGCCCTTTATCAGTTAAGCATTAAGGCGCAACAGCTATTTGGCGCAGGGCGTAAAGCCGGAGTTGATTGGCCGCCACTGCTGAAGGAAGATTTACTACGAATTTCCTTAGCATCTGAAAGTATCTTTTCAGGCACATGGCAAACTCTAGCTCAGATGGAGTTGGGGAAGTTGTAA
- a CDS encoding class I SAM-dependent methyltransferase, with the protein MTKYRNKMIVKYSVLFSKIFRYARYYPEDIMCILRFSVFLGLFYLSNWRSPNNAEFVNLVYAHFLSVPISEEEFSFYTDNLDQGNFSRIQVILSYLMLPIGIEQKLFSRTGIEAHHLARLKLVQEILPPAEYILDLGGSCLGSPEGALMVMGYPYNPQQLDIVDLPQEERIYDQHSEEHPQQFITPDNLTKINYVYRSMADLSSFPEHTVDLVWSGQSIEHVTEEEAEKVIKEVFRVIKPGGSFCLDTPNRQLTKLLVRRGFVHPEHKIEYIPDELIAKIQKAGFIIKKTLAVSPMPYSLKTKKFSKLELINSVGFSENTNQGFSFFIYCIKPDR; encoded by the coding sequence ATGACTAAATATCGAAATAAAATGATAGTTAAATATAGTGTTTTATTTTCTAAGATTTTCAGGTATGCCAGATATTATCCTGAAGATATAATGTGTATACTTCGGTTTTCTGTTTTTCTAGGGTTGTTCTACTTATCTAATTGGCGCTCACCAAATAATGCAGAATTTGTCAATTTAGTATATGCACACTTTTTATCTGTTCCAATTTCAGAGGAAGAATTTTCATTCTACACAGATAATCTTGATCAAGGTAATTTTTCAAGAATTCAGGTTATTCTTTCTTATTTAATGTTACCAATTGGGATTGAGCAAAAACTCTTTTCTCGTACAGGCATAGAGGCGCATCACCTTGCAAGGCTCAAACTGGTACAAGAAATATTGCCACCTGCTGAATATATTCTCGATTTAGGAGGTTCTTGCCTTGGTTCCCCAGAAGGTGCCCTCATGGTCATGGGTTATCCCTACAATCCTCAACAGTTGGATATTGTTGATCTACCACAGGAGGAAAGAATTTACGATCAGCATTCTGAGGAACATCCCCAGCAATTCATAACTCCAGATAATCTTACAAAAATTAATTATGTCTATCGCTCAATGGCAGATTTATCTTCTTTTCCAGAACATACCGTTGACCTTGTGTGGTCAGGACAAAGCATTGAGCATGTAACAGAAGAAGAAGCCGAGAAAGTAATTAAAGAAGTCTTTAGAGTCATCAAGCCAGGTGGCTCATTTTGTCTAGATACCCCAAATCGCCAGCTTACAAAGCTTTTGGTACGTAGAGGTTTTGTACATCCTGAACATAAGATTGAATATATACCTGATGAATTGATTGCAAAAATTCAAAAAGCTGGTTTTATTATAAAAAAAACCTTAGCTGTCTCTCCCATGCCCTATAGTTTAAAAACCAAAAAATTTAGCAAACTGGAACTTATTAACAGTGTTGGATTTTCGGAAAATACAAACCAAGGCTTTTCTTTTTTCATCTATTGTATTAAGCCAGATAGGTAG